A stretch of Castanea sativa cultivar Marrone di Chiusa Pesio chromosome 2, ASM4071231v1 DNA encodes these proteins:
- the LOC142624868 gene encoding phylloplanin-like, translating into MAMKLALFVSLMIAALGAPISEAEPGLGSIVFDSIHIRGTLYCTVNSSMGANGTATPVFPNAEVLLSCGARGHVVASGYTNATGRFLISMDPQQYFVPILLKSCKLVIISPFDQCIPKSTVGRLVSPLKYIGKTVFGDITVANIIPNGLLLVHSA; encoded by the exons ATGGCAATGAAATTAGCTCTCTTTGTTTCCCTCATGATTGCTGCACTAGGAGCTCCAATATCTGAAGCCGAACCAGGGCTTGGAAGTATCGTCTTCGATTCGATCCACATCCGGGGGACTTTGTATTGCACAGTCAACTCCAGTATGGGTGCCAATGGTACCGCCACCCCGGTTTTCCCAA ATGCTGAAGTACTACTCTCGTGTGGAGCTAGAGGACATGTGGTTGCTTCTGGTTATACCAATGCCACAGGACGATTTTTGATTTCCATGGATCCTCAACAGTATTTTGTTCCTATATTGTTGAAGAGTTGCAAACTAGTGATTATCTCACCCTTCGATCAGTGCATTCCCAAATCTACTGTGGGGCGCTTGGTATCACCCTTGAAGTACATAGGGAAGACTGTTTTTGGGGATATTACAGTTGCGAACATTATTCCAAATGGACTTCTTCTCGTTCACTCAGCTTGA